In the Oryza glaberrima chromosome 6, OglaRS2, whole genome shotgun sequence genome, one interval contains:
- the LOC127775933 gene encoding uncharacterized protein LOC127775933, which translates to MGTNNNASTTPTDKCSMILVNYVQNLTSSYTNKSNETSIVATSSIMFILASLFFILSLFSRASDVSAVLNPTIRLFLSSSLSLFLPVMSYLFSEAKNNPDDMVSSGSSSQQADLSLRARTILSWMLLVELLRKKVETILVNSSGVQGYSSTIEQASRIAWLGYLVFFNLKSSGQKVVFGFLWVFAASQLFQRVTISEILKSSYAYGKNAQRLHSYMAHILGSDADGTGGSVAGSSSSSQDQGTTMTGAYLLKRCKYAVMGEEELEMEAGPVESSFYQLNTQKITTDIDSATTTVMTTVGKAWTLEEEENSPLYRDHRLKRLCLSFALHKLLRRRFENFHFTDIEVRDCRNLIFRGLCKCNEEEDNNSKEEANAVALFQVLSDEMHFVCEYYHSVLPVVLSSPFFLLANYLLSPILLLAFCLLTLIACNNGDLFYAFQSIRSDNLVLSTGMIKIVRCLFPFIKGSAPALYSTLDLAITTLLVLANIYDEVWEFIVCILSNWFMVSLIHSYARLPDKNHISPTFKAIIRRIIWVRSLMSQPRLQFNQLSMLGGGFLPCRQPLMLQSKIVPKEVKKSIMVYLMNHIDGRAPLCNGWSMLQTNYPNYCTELSWVCQNDNITEVMLIWHIATTILEAKFPKKKGATTSSSSSSSSSSSSSSSSSFQAHRTVATTLSKYCAYLVAFKPELLPNNLDGTQRVYGAMKKEMKAALGCCRYYFPRKMVGRVAVDRLMKVGQQLESKRKLEEADEMTLMCKGVKVGKFLFKKATQIDNEAPVWEVLANIWTELIVFIAPSGDDEVLVKAHKDALGQDAVEFISVLWALTTHTGVTRPCVKPWALIPVENLP; encoded by the coding sequence ATGGGAACCAACAACAATGCAAGCACAACACCAACCGACAAGTGCTCAATGATCTTAGTGAACTATGTCCAAAACCTGACCTCATCCTACACCAACAAGAGCAATGAGACCTCCATTGTGGCCACCTCCTCCATCATGTTCATCCTGGcctctctcttcttcatccTTAGCCTCTTCAGCCGTGCCTCCGATGTGAGTGCGGTGCTCAACCCAACCATCCGCCTCTTCCTCTCCAGCTCACTGTCCCTCTTCCTCCCAGTTATGTCCTACCTCTTCTCGGAGGCCAAGAACAACCCCGACGACATGGTGTCGAGTGGTAGTTCCAGCCAGCAAGCGGACCTCTCGTTGCGGGCACGGACGATCCTGTCATGGATGCTTCTGGTGGAGCTCCTACGAAAGAAGGTGGAGACGATCCTGGTCAACAGTAGCGGCGTACAAGGATACTCAAGCACCATCGAACAAGCTAGCCGCATCGCTTGGCTGGGCTACCTCGTCTTCTTCAACCTCAAGAGTTCTGGCCAGAAGGTAGTCTTTGGCTTCTTATGGGTGTTTGCTGCTTCCCAGCTATTTCAGAGGGTCACAATAAGTGAGATTCTCAAGTCCTCCTATGCCTACGGCAAGAACGCCCAGCGTCTCCACTCCTATATGGCTCACATACTTGGTAGTGATGCTGATGGTACCGGTGGCTCAGTAGCtggctcgtcatcgtcgtcccaAGACCAAGGGACAACGATGACTGGAGCCTATCTGTTGAAGAGGTGCAAGTATGCCGTGATGGGAGAAGAAGagttggagatggaggccgggcCGGTGGAGAGCAGCTTCTACCAGCTTAATACGCAAAAGATCACTACAGATATCGACAGTGCTACTACAACAGTCATGACGACCGTTGGCAAAGCATGGACcctcgaggaggaggaaaaCTCTCCCCTCTACAGAGACCATAGGCTCAAGAGGCTTTGCCTTTCCTTTGCACTCCACAAGCTGTTGCGTCGTAGGTTTGAGAATTTCCACTTCACCGACATAGAGGTCCGTGACTGTCGTAACCTCATCTTCAGAGGCCTGTGCAAGTGCAACGAAGAGGAGGACAACAACAGTAAGGAAGAAGCCAACGCGGTTGCGCTATTCCAAGTGCTAAGCGATGAGATGCATTTCGTCTGTGAGTACTACCATTCTGTCCTCCCCGTTGTGCTCTCaagccccttcttcctcctagCCAACTACTTGCTCTCTCCCATTCTACTCTTGGCATTCTGCCTCCTCACACTCATTGCCTGCAACAATGGGGACTTGTTCTACGCATTCCAAAGTATCAGGAGTGACAACCTAGTTTTATCAACTGGTATGATCAAGATCGTTCGATGCCTCTTCCCCTTTATCAAAGGATCAGCGCCAGCACTCTACTCCACTTTGGACCTTGCCATCACCACTCTTCTAGTGTTGGCCAACATCTATGACGAGGTTTGGGAATTCATTGTCTGCATACTCTCTAATTGGTTCATGGTGTCTTTGATCCACTCCTATGCTAGGCTCCCAGATAAGAACCATATAAGCCCCACTTTCAAGGCCATCATCAGGAGGATCATCTGGGTTCGGAGCCTAATGAGCCAACCTAGGCTCCAATTCAACCAGTTATCCATGCTAGGAGGAGGTTTCCTCCCTTGTCGTCAACCTTTGATGCTGCAATCCAAGATTGTACCAAAGGAAGTGAAGAAGTCAATCATGGTGTATTTGATGAACCACATTGATGGCCGTGCCCCACTGTGCAACGGTTGGTCCATGTTGCAAACAAACTATCCCAACTACTGCACTGAGCTCTCATGGGTGTGCCAGAATGATAACATCACCGAGGTGATGCTCATTTGGCACATCGCCACCACCATATTGGAGGCCAAGTTCCCAAAGAAGAAGGGAGCAacaacttcttcttcttcttcttcttcttcttcttcttcttcttcttcttcttcttcttttcaagCTCACCGCACGGTGGCGACGACGCTGTCCAAGTATTGTGCATATCTGGTGGCTTTCAAACCAGAGCTACTCCCCAACAACCTAGATGGGACACAACGCGTGTATGGTGCCatgaagaaggagatgaagGCGGCGCTCGGCTGTTGCCGTTACTACTTCCCACGGAAGATGGTGGGGCGAGTTGCAGTCGACAGGTTGATGAAAGTCGGACAGCAGTTGGAAAGCAAGAGGAAGCTAGAGGAAGCAGATGAGATGACATTGATGTGCAAGGGTGTCAAGGTTGGAAAGTTTCTATTCAAGAAGGCTACGCAGATCGACAACGAGGCACCCGTGTGGGAGGTACTGGCTAACATCTGGACAGAACTCATTGTATTCATAGCTCCATCAGGCGATGACGAGGTGCTTGTCAAGGCACATAAGGATGCGTTGGGCCAAGATGCTGTGGAGTTCATCTCTGTGCTCTGGGCACTCACTACGCATACAGGCGTGACACGCCCATGCGTTAAGCCCTGGGCATTAATCCCGGTCGAAAATCTACCTTGA
- the LOC127777922 gene encoding uncharacterized protein LOC127777922 has protein sequence MGACATKPKTLEGKAPEEATPIEAAPKVALETTMISNEEVVADQAPEKVVEEVTAIAELPPNDDAIVMQDKEEEVEEKIVEEKPSAVAAEVNNTEVVEETIEVKNTEVDKGTTEVKNTKEEKPIQS, from the coding sequence ATGGGTGCTTGTGCAACCAAGCCCAAGACGCTCGAGGGAAAGGCTCCTGAGGAGGCCACTCCCATTGAGGCAGCACCCAAGGTTGCCCTTGAGACCACAATGATCTCCAATGAGGAGGTTGTGGCTGATCAAGCACCTGAGAAGGTAGTGGAGGAGGTCACCGCGATAGCTGAGCTGCCACCAAATGATGATGCCATCGTCATGCAAGACAAGGAGGAGGAAGTTGAAGAAAAGATCGTCGAGGAGAAGCCTTCGGCCGTAGCTGCAGAGGTGAACAATACCGAGGTGGTCGAGGAGACCATAGAGGTAAAGAACACTGAGGTGGACAAGGGGACAACAGAGGTGAAGAACACCAAGGAGGAGAAGCCAATTCAGAGCTGA
- the LOC127776337 gene encoding disease resistance protein PIK6-NP-like isoform X1 — MGENKEDMKNDNNLKSIVTQLVKKCGCLPLAIVTIGAMFANKPSSKWEEMCRQLPSELESNPSPGVKAIRRVVTLSYDHLPSHLKPCYLYLSIFPEDIEIKRRHLVNRWVAEGLVRARVGMTISDVGESYFDELISRSMIQPSRVNVEGRVKSCRVHDIMRDIIVSISKEENFVYSAGDNVPTVVVEKFRHLSCHGGNYPIVGIDFSRVRSLTVFGKLDQRPMLVGSSICLAQFTMLRVLDLENARFRVAQKDINNIGSLRHLRYLNMKTGIWSNNIYALPSSIGKLQNLQVLDIRKSEISTLPTDISKLLMLRILRCSKRNDYCYFDPQEPIECLKHMLRMPLMLTPLVGSTTRNATIAELHKAYSSHWSRTEGVRVPTGISKLKELQVLEVVDLKLTKSKAIQELGELHRLQKLWVTTKGAQDKKRKTLCEAIEKLSSLQSLCVDEDYYFRTETLECWVLAISPLLPC; from the coding sequence ATGGGGGAAAATAAAGAAGATATGAAGAATGATAACAACCTGAAGAGCATAGTTACACAATTAGTAAAAAAGTGTGGTTGTTTACCACTAGCCATAGTAACGATAGGAGCAATGTTTGCTAATAAACCTTCGTCAAAGTGGGAAGAAATGTGCAGACAACTTCCTTCAGAGCTTGAGAGCAACCCAAGCCCTGGAGTCAAAGCAATAAGGAGGGTGGTGACCCTAAGCTATGACCATTTGCCATCTCATCTTAAACCATGCTATCTATATCTAAGCATTTTTCCTGAGGATATTGAAATTAAAAGGAGGCATTTGGTAAACAGATGGGTAGCGGAGGGGCTGGTTAGAGCTAGGGTTGGGATGACCATTAGTGATGTTGGAGAAAGCTACTTTGATGAGCTAATTAGCCGAAGTATGATTCAACCATCAAGAGTGAATGTGGAAGGACGTGTTAAGAGTTGCCGGGTCCATGATATAATGCGTGATATTATAGTCTCAATTTCTAAAGAGGAGAATTTTGTTTACTCAGCAGGAGATAATGTACCTACAGTTGTAGTGGAGAAGTTCCGTCATCTGTCATGCCATGGCGGCAACTACCCAATAGTAGGAATAGATTTCAGCCGTGTCCGATCGTTAACTGTATTTGGTAAGTTGGATCAGAGACCCATGTTGGTGGGCTCTTCAATTTGTTTAGCTCAATTCACGATGCTAAGAGTCTTGGATCTAGAGAATGCACGATTTCGAGTGGCACAAAAAGACATAAACAACATAGGGTCTTTGCGGCACTTGAGATATTTGAATATGAAGACTGGAATATGGTCCAATAATATTTATGCACTTCCAAGCTCTATTGGGAAATTACAGAACTTACAAGTTTTGGACATAAGAAAAAGTGAAATTTCTACACTACCAACTGATATCAGTAAGCTCCTTATGCTTCGTATCCTCCGTTGCAGCAAGAGAAACGACTACTGCTATTTTGACCCACAAGAACCAATAGAATGCTTGAAGCATATGTTGCGCATGCCCTTGATGTTGACACCATTAGTTGGTTCTACAACACGCAATGCAACTATTGCTGAGCTACACAAGGCCTATTCTAGTCATTGGTCAAGGACGGAAGGTGTGAGGGTTCCAACAGGAATCAGCAAACTTAAGGAGTTGCAGGTCTTAGAGGTTGTAGACCTTAAACTAACTAAAAGCAAAGCAATCCAAGAGCTGGGTGAACTTCATCGGCTGCAAAAATTATGGGTGACAACAAAGGGGGCCCAGGACAAGAAGCGCAAGACACTTTGTGAAGCCATCGAGAAGCTATCATCCCTCCAATCTCTCTGTGTTGATGAGGATTACTACTTTCGAACTGAGACACTCGAGTGCTGGGTCCTTGCAatttctcccctcctcccctgctGA
- the LOC127776337 gene encoding putative disease resistance protein At1g59780 isoform X2 encodes MAETVLSMARSMLGSAISAAAAAAGEEMSLLMGVQKEIWFMNDELRTIQAFLIAAEAMKKKDLLLKVWAEQVRSLSYDIEDCLEEFMVHVRNQSLLQQLINVKDRHLIAVKILNLKSRLEEVSSRNTRYNSIKMEANNTFDEIESMEDVRNHSPSNIDKSKLVGFDTPQKELIDKINMDANDDDHCRVLCVVGMGGLGKTTLVRKIFESKEDIINNFPRRAWIVVSQSFSMIEMLKDMISQLLGHESLKRLEGKPIRAHDLGTHLRDGLKELRYFVVFDDLWNTDH; translated from the exons ATGGCGGAGACGGTGCTGAGCATGGCGAGGTCCATGCTGGGGAGCGCCatcagcgcggcggcggcggccgccggtgaAGAGATGAGCTTGCTCATGGGTGTGCAGAAGGAGATATG GTTTATGAATGATGAGCTGAGAACAATACAAGCGTTCCTGATAGCTGCTGAAGCAATGAAGAAGAAGGACCTCCTGCTGAAGGTGTGGGCTGAGCAAGTAAGGAGCTTGTCCTACGACATTGAAGATTGTCTTGAAGAGTTTATGGTCCATGTCAGAAACCAAAGCCTCTTGCAGCAATTGATAAATGTCAAAGATCGCCACCTAATAGCTGTCAAGATTCTCAACCTCAAATCAAGACTTGAAGAAGTCAGCAGCAGGAACACACGTTACAACTCGATCAAGATGGAGGCGAACAACACCTTTGATGAGATCGAGTCCATGGAGGATGTTCGGAATCATTCTCCTAGCAACATCGACAAATCAAAGCTTGTAGGCTTTGACACCCCCCAAAAGGAGTTAATTGACAAGATAAACATGGATGCCAATGATGATGACCATTGTCGGGTGCTTTGCGTGGTCGGCATGGGAGGATTGGGTAAAACTACTCTGGTAAGGAAGATATTTGAAAGTAAGGAAGACATCATAAATAATTTTCCACGTCGTGCTTGGATCGTTGTGTCACAGTCATTTTCGATGATAGAGATGCTCAAAGATATGATTAGCCAACTTCTAGGTCATGAATCATTGAAAAGACTTGAAGGGAAGCCGATCCGAGCACACGACCTTGGTACGCACCTACGAGATGGACTGAAAGAATTGAGGTACTTTGTTGTTTTTGATGACTTGTGGAACACAGATCACTGA
- the LOC127777315 gene encoding FCS-Like Zinc finger 2-like, with product MMESRYVKVDSRFFLVDDNSSSSSCAGTGGGGDGDYHYLDACFLCKRDITFNRHIFMYKGNAAFCSDDCRQDQMDMDSALAAVKRRHRTLQRSRDMSSSSSPAPAPAQCAANEAGLFAVIPRRPTVADLTTHAAPAVSG from the exons ATGATGGAGTCGAGGTACGTCAAGGTGGATTcgcgcttcttcctcgtcgacgacaactcctcctcctcgtcctgcgccggcaccggcggcggcggcgacggcgattaCCACTACCTCGACGCTTGCTTCCTCTGCAAGCGGGACATCACCTTCAACCGCCACATCTTCATGTACAA GGGGAACGCGGCGTTCTGCAGCGACGACTGCAGGCAGGACCAGATGGACATGGACTcagcgctcgccgccgtcaagcGCCGCCACCGCACGCTGCAACGCAGCAGGGAcatgtcgtcgtcctcctcgccggcgccggcgccggcacagTGCGCCGCCAACGAGGCGGGCCTCTTCGCGGTGATCCCCCGCCGCCCCACCGTCGCTGACCTCACCACCCACGCTGCTCCCGCCGTGTCTGGCTAA
- the LOC127777085 gene encoding pentatricopeptide repeat-containing protein At5g16420, mitochondrial-like, producing MAARRWAWGPPARAFSTTAKATVPLAHLAELPASLPTSRYTVTPPVQPWPRRLTARSLARLLLRLPTPHLAVLAFRHALFHAAPPLPPSLPVFAAVLSRLPAADPALLPPVLSALRAANLPAFSDRPFLPLLRSLPPLPSLRLFLSLPSFNSHPSVRSFNALLHSLVSARRLRLAAALFRAAPTKLYITPNLVSCNILLKGLVGIGDLDAALKVLDEMPGLGITPDVVTYTTVLSAYCGKGDIEGAQKLFDDIIASGRRPDVTMYTVLIDGYCQCGKLQDAARIMDEMEAARVQPNEVTYSVVIEACCKEGKPIEARDFMREMLGAGYVPDTALGAKVVDVLCQDGKSEEANQLWRWMEKKNVPPDNMVTSTLIYWLCRNGMVRKARKLFDELERGFKPSLLTYNSLISGLCENEELQEAGRVWDDMVERGYEPNALTYEALIKGLCKTGKPNEGATVFEEMVSRGFSPSRLLFQVLVDSLSEPRHEDTIIKILENAALRGRDFLDGNSWEIFIRKVVDTTDTSKKHLDLVLDM from the coding sequence atggctgCGCGCCGCTGGGCTTGGGGACCTCCAGCCCGCGCATTCTCCACCACCGCGAAGGCCACCGTGCCGCTTGCCCACCTGGCCGAACTCCCCGCGTCGCTCCCGACCTCCCGCTACACCGTCACCCCGCCCGTCCAGCCATGGCCGCGCCGCCTCACCGCGCGCAGCCTCGCGCGCCTCCTGCTCCGCCTCCCGACGCCGCACCTCGCCGTGCTCGCCTTCCGCCACGCGCTCTTCCACGCCGCCCCGCCGCTTCCCCCCTCGCTCCCCGtcttcgccgccgtcctctcccgcctccccgccgccgaccccgccctCCTCCCCCCCGTCCTCtccgccctccgcgccgccaacCTCCCCGCCTTCTCCGACCGCCCCTTCCTTCCCCTGCTCCGCTCGCTCCCGCCCCTCCCTTCCCtccgcctcttcctctccctcccctccttcaACTCCCACCCCTCCGTCCGTTCCTTCAACGCCCTCCTCCACTCTCTCgtctccgcccgccgcctccgtctcgccgccgcgctcttccGCGCCGCGCCAACCAAGCTCTACATCACACCCAACCTCGTCTCCTGCAACATCCTGCTCAAGGGGCTTGTTGGCATCGGTGACCTCGATGCCGCACTCAAGGTACTCGACGAAATGCCTGGCCTGGGAATCACCCCGGATGTCGTCACCTACACCACGGTTCTCTCTGCCTACTGTGGGAAGGGGGATATTGAAGGTGCGCAGAAGCTCTTCGATGATATAATCGCTAGTGGGCGTAGACCAGATGTTACGATGTACACCGTGCTCATCGACGGTTACTGTCAATGCGGGAAGCTCCAGGATGCAGCCAGAATTATGGATGAGATGGAGGCTGCTAGAGTGCAACCAAATGAGGTCACATATTCCGTGGTGATAGAGGCATGCTGCAAGGAGGGAAAACCTATTGAGGCACGCGATTTTATGCGGGAGATGCTGGGGGCAGGATATGTGCCAGACACAGCGCTAGGTGCTAAGGTGGTTGATGTGCTATGCCAGGATGGAAAATCAGAGGAGGCGAACCAATTGTGGAGATGGATGGAGAAGAAGAACGTGCCACCTGATAACATGGTCACGAGCACATTGATCTATTGGTTGTGCAGGAATGGAATGGTCCGCAAGGCGAGGAAGCTGTTTGATGAGCTTGAGAGGGGTTTCAAACCAAGCTTGCTGACGTACAACTCACTAATTTCAGGATTATGTGAAAATGAGGAGTTGCAGGAGGCTGGGCGGGTGTGGGATGACATGGTTGAACGAGGGTATGAACCAAATGCCTTGACTTATGAGGCCTTGATCAAGGGATTATGTAAAACAGGGAAGCCAAATGAAGGGGCTACAGTCTTTGAGGAAATGGTGTCTAGAGGTTTCAGCCCAAGCAGACTTCTTTTCCAAGTTTTGGTTGATAGTCTTTCTGAGCCGAGACATGAGGATACTATTATCAAAATTCTTGAAAATGCAGCTTTACGTGGTCGGGATTTCCTGGATGGTAATTCTTGGGAAATTTTTATCAGGAAGGTGGTAGATACAACTGATACTTCGAAAAAGCATCTCGATTTAGTATTAGATATGTAA